A genome region from Panicum virgatum strain AP13 chromosome 4K, P.virgatum_v5, whole genome shotgun sequence includes the following:
- the LOC120703187 gene encoding 26.2 kDa heat shock protein, mitochondrial-like — MASAVVVKGAPMASLLKELPAAPSAFEKPVASAVRLLNTKGGGGDDDTSEKPSGKDTVDGRLALDLSVPKFVPTAALDLFSDPSKLLQLLAQAEDGGAAYGTGLSGHGWWVSKEDGDAIQLKVAMPGLGKEHVKVSAAKNVLVIKGEGDKDPEDRKGPARYTRSLQLPAEAFKMDQIKAEMSNGVLKVTVPKIKAEERKDVFQIKVE; from the exons ATGGCttccgccgtcgtcgtcaaggGGGCCCCGATGGCCAGCCTCCTCAAGGAGctccccgccgcgccgtccgcgtTCGAGAAGCCCGTGGcctccgccgtccgcctcctcaaCACcaagggcggaggcggcgacgacgacaccTCCGAGAAGCCCAGCGGCAAGGACACCGTCGACGGCCGCCTTGCGCTCGACCTCTCCGTCCCCAAGTTCGTCCCCACAG CCGCGCTGGACCTGTTCAGCGACCCGAGCAAGCTGCTCCAGCTGCTGGCGcaggcggaggacggcggcgcggcataCGGGACCGGCCTCTCTGGGCACGGGTGGTGGGTGTCCAAGGAGGACGGCGACGCGATCCAGCTGAAGGTGGCGATGCCGGGGCTGGGGAAGGAGCACGTCAAGGTGTCCGCGGCGAAGAACGTCCTGGTGATCAAGGGCGAGGGCGACAAGGACCCCGAGGACCGCAAGGGCCCCGCGCGCTACACCCGCAGCCTCCAGCTCCCCGCGGAGGCCTTCAAGATGGACCAGATCAAGGCGGAGATGAGCAACGGCGTGCTCAAGGTGACCGTTCCCAAGATCAAGGCCGAGGAGCGCAAGGACGTGTTCCAGATCAAGGTCGAGTAG
- the LOC120703188 gene encoding uncharacterized protein LOC120703188, with translation MADVSGDGFGGRRPLGLLANARKRKDGFVQLFLMAGVLMMSLRSLGQKHRLRDLADDAADLRRERDDLSLRMRGLQDALRREADADASGALASHLRRIFAAHPAPAAAAPEDQ, from the coding sequence ATGGCGGACGTCAGCGGCGACGGCTTCGGGGGCCGGCGCCCGCTGGGGCTGCTGGCGAACGCGAGGAAGCGGAAGGACGGGTTCGTGCAGCTGTTCCTGATGGCGGGCGTCCTCATGATGAGCCTGCGGTCCCTGGGCCAGAAGCACCGCCTCCGGGACCTCGCCGACGAcgccgccgacctccgccgCGAGCGCGACGACCTCTCCCTCCGCATGCGCGGCCTCCAGGACGCGCTCCGCCGcgaggccgacgccgacgcgtCCGGGGCCCTCGCGTCCCACCTCCGCCGCATCTTCGCCGCCCACCCCGCCccggcagccgccgcgccggaggACCAGTAG
- the LOC120703185 gene encoding uncharacterized protein LOC120703185 yields MVRGLAPALRGRAAAAARWCTCRRVAVAVCLGNLAAALLVARALYAPGTFASAPKRGEAKYSKEQQVRWVEESIRIRRAAEPAELIEAVKKLRKAFAREEKRRKELPLELKQKVSREILQRLRDLGENRNTTEQREAVESWRVEKLKYIRSSSTQNLSNFGLSSEESRMLKRVLDFNWRMLLENIGLWIPPTVYHIEHDDKPENVQEEEEIVPGPPLPPECNAELHTDYGGTAVRWGLTHHKESAGDCCQACIDQAKRAKPGALKCNIWVYCPSEYGCYSPDKYEHKHQECWLKQADHPKLNFKDRYSEPYRDSHPTAPVVVPWMSGVISA; encoded by the exons ATGGTGAGGGGCCTGGCGCCGGCGCTCCGtggccgcgcggccgccgcggcgaggtgGTGCACCTGccggcgcgtcgccgtcgccgtctgcctgggcaacctcgccgccgcgctgctcgtGGCCCGCGCGCTCTACGCGCCCGGCACCTTCGCCTCCGCACCCAAGC GCGGGGAGGCAAAGTATTCCAAGGAGCAGCAGGTGAGGTGGGTGGAGGAGTCGATCCGgattcgccgcgccgccgagcccgccGAGCTCATTGAAGCG GTGAAGAAGCTGCGCAAGGCATTTGCGAGGGAGGAGAAGAGGCGGAAGGAGCTGCCGCTGGAGCTGAAGCAGAAAGTTTCGCGTGAGATTTTGCAGAGGCTGCGCGATTTGGGGGAGAATCGCAATACCACTGAACAACGag AAGCTGTGGAATCATGGCGTGTTGAGAAGCTTAAGTATATCAGAAGTTCATCTACTCAGAATTTATCAAATTTTGGCCTCTCCAGTGAAGAATCAA GGATGTTAAAGCGAGTCTTGGATTTTAATTGGCGAATGCTATTGGAGAATATTGGTCTTTGGATACCTCCCACTGTCTATCACATTGAACATGATGACAAGCCGGAGAATGTACAAGAAG AAGAAGAGATAGTACCTGGTCCACCTTTGCCCCCTGAATGCAATGCTGAACTGCATACTGATTATGGTGGAACCGCTGTTAGATGGGGCTTAACACACCACAAAGAAAGTGCTGGAGATTGCTGTCAAGCTTGTATAGATCAGGCTAAGAGGGCCAAGCCAGGAGCTTTGAAGTGCAATATTTGGGTTTACTGTCCATCTGAGTATGGATGCTACTCGCCAGACAAATATGAACACAAACATCAAGAATGCTGGTTGAAACAG GCTGACCACCCTAAATTAAACTTCAAAGACCGGTACTCTGAGCCGTACAGAGATTCTCATCCGACTGCCCCTGTCGTTGTGCCATGGATGTCAGGCGTTATCAGTGCATGA
- the LOC120705069 gene encoding cyclin-dependent kinase inhibitor 1-like isoform X2 encodes MGKYMRKRAGRARAAELAQAVAGVRTRSARSAASLASAAAAAAPKRPRKQAAARAEVAGVGAGRGDGGCAAAAEAACYLRLRSRRLFMAEARCPAALLRPVGAPPRSGGASEEPPVAAVAGTSSSCSSTASSVDVVVAAAAWERSGGGAEEVREDYRGVESAASDSAGCDRERRVATPSSRPPVDLSDEESGQSQQAGPTTWAAPTSVACRARTAPAAEEMEEFFAAAEKAVAERFAAK; translated from the exons ATGGGAAAGTACATGAGGAAGCGCGCGGGGCGGGCGCGGGCCGCGGAGCTCGCGCAGGCGGTGGCCGGCGTCCGGACGCGGTCCGCCCgctccgcggcctccctcgcgagcgccgcggcggcggcggcgcccaagaGACCCAGGAAGcaggcggccgcgcgcgcggaggTGGCGGGCGTGGGGGCGGGCcgtggcgacggcggctgcgcggcggcggcggaggcagcgtGCTACCTGCGGCTGCGGAGCAGGAGGCTGTTCATGGCCGAGGCGCGGTgcccggcggcgctgctgcggcCTGTAGGGGCGCCCCCACGGTCTGGAGGAGCGTCGGAGGAGCCCCCCGTGGCGGCGGTCGCCGGGACCTCGTCGAGCTGCTCCAGCACGGCGTCGTCGGTGGATGTCGTTGTCGCGGCCGCGGCTTGGGAgaggagcggtggcggcgcagaggag GTACGCGAGGACTACCGCGGCGTCGAGAGCGCTGCCAGCGACTCGGCCGGCTGCGACCGCGAGAG GAGGGTGGCGACGCCGTCGAGCCGGCCGCCGGTAGATCTCAGCGACGAGGAGTCGGGTCAGTCTCAGCAGGCAGGACCAACGACTTGGGCCGCGCCAACCTCGGTGGCTTGCAGAGCTAGGACGGCACCGGCCGCGGAGGAGATGGAGGAGTTCTTCGCGGCCGCGGAGAAGGCCGTGGCCGAGCGCTTCGCAGCCAAGTAA
- the LOC120703189 gene encoding DNA mismatch repair protein MSH2-like has product MEGDDFTPEGGKLPELKLDARQAQGFISFFKKLPQDPRAVRLFDRRDYYTAHGENATFIARTYYHTMSALRQLGSSSDGISSASVSKAMFETIARNILLERTDRTLELYEGSGSSWRLTKSGTPGNIGSFEDILFANNDMQDSPVIVALFPVFRESQLYVGLSFLDMTNRKLGLAEFPEDSRFTNVESALVALGCKECLIPADCEKSIDLDPLQNAIRNCNVLLTERKKADFKSRDLAQDLGRIIRGSVEPVSDLLSQFDYAVVALGALLSYAELLADDTNYGNYTIEKYNLNCYMRLDSAAVRALNIAEGKTDMNKNFSLFGLMNRTCTVGMGKRLLNRWLKQPLLDVNEINNRLDMVQAIVENPELRQGLRQQLKRISDIDRLTHSLRKKSANLQPVVKLYQSCSRVSYIKGILQQYNGQFSTLIRTKFLDPLEAWMTENRFGRFASLVETAIDLDQLDNGEYRISPLYSSDLAVLKDELSVVEDHINNLHMHTASDLDLSVDKHLKLEKGPFGHVFRISKKEEQKVRKKLTSNYIIIETRKDGVKFTSPKLKKLGDQYQALFSEYTSCQKKVVDDVVNVSGTFSEVFENFAVVLSELDVLQSFADLATSCPVPYVRPDITASDEGDIILQSSRHPCLEAQDSVNFIPNDCTLVRGKSWFQIITGPNMGGKSTFIRQVGVNVLMAQVGSFVPCDQASISVRDCIFARVGAGDCQLRGVSTFMQEMLETASILKGATDKSLIIIDELGRGTSTYDGFGLAWAICEHLVEVTRAPTLFATHFHELTALAHRNDDEHLHVSDVGISNYHVGAHIDPSSRKLTMLYKVEPGACDQSFGIHVAEFANFPEAVVALAKSKAAELEDFSTTPTFSEDSKDEVGSKRKRVFSPDDVTRGAARARLFLDEMAALPIHEMDGSKTMEIASKLKADLLKDAADNPWLQQFL; this is encoded by the exons ATGGAGGGCGACGACTTCACCCCGGAGGGCGGCAAGCTCCCCGAGCTCAAGCTAG ATGCGAGGCAGGCGCAGGGCTTCATCTCCTTCTTCAAGAAGCTGCCGCAG GATCCCCGGGCCGTTCGTCTCTTCGATCGCAGG GATTATTACACTGCTCATGGTGAGAATGCAACATTTATTGCAAGGACCTACTACCACACAATGTCAGCCTTGCGTCAACTAGGTAGCAGCTCTGATGGAATCTCAAGTGCCAGTGTTAGCAAGGCTATGTTTGAGACCATTGCACGCAACATTTTGTTGGAGCGGACTGACCGTACATTGGAGCTCTATGAGGGAAGTGGGTCGAGTTGGAGGTTAACAAAGTCTGGAACTCCTGGAAATATTGGTAGTTTTGAAGACATTCTGTTTGCAAATAATGACATGCAAGATTCACCAGTCATTGTTGCTCTTTTTCCAGTATTCCGGGAAAGTCAGCTGTATGTAGGGCTTAGTTTTTTGGATATGACCAACAGGAAGCTTGGGTTAGCCGAGTTCCCTGAAGATAGCCGATTCACAAATGTTGAATCAGCACTTGTTGCATTAGGTTGCAAGGAGTGTCTTATCCCAGCAGATTGTGAGAAATCCATTGATTTGGATCCCCTTCAAAATGCCATTAGGAATTGTAATGTTCTATTGACTGAAAGAAAGAAGGCTGACTTCAAATCCAGAGATCTTGCACAAGATCTTGGTAGAATAATCAGGGGTTCTGTTGAGCCAGTTTCTGACCTGCTATCTCAGTTTGACTATGCTGTTGTTGCCCTTGGAGCTCTGTTATCTTATGCTGAGTTGCTAGCAGATGATACTAACTATGGAAATTACACAATTGAGAAATACAATTTGAACTGCTACATGAGACTTGATTCTGCTGCGGTGCGAGCACTAAACATTGCAGAAGGGAAAACTGATATGAACAAGAACTTCAGTTTGTTTGGTTTGATGAACAGAACCTGTACTGTTGGGATGGGAAAGAGATTGCTGAACAGATGGCTGAAACAACCTCTGTTAGATGTAAATGAAATCAATAACAGATTAGATATGGTTCAGGCTATCGTAGAAAACCCAGAGCTTCGTCAGGGACTCAGGCAGCAACTTAAAAGGATATCAGATATTGATCGTCTTACACATTCACTCCGAAAGAAATCAGCCAATCTGCAGCCTGTTGTTAAGCTTTACCAG TCTTGTTCCAGAGTCTCGTACATCAAGGGTATTCTTCAGCAATACAATGGCCAATTTTCCACATTGATAAGGACAAAGTTTCTTGACCCATTGGAAGCATGGATGACAGAGAATCGATTTGGTAggtttgcttctcttgttgagaCAGCTATTGACCTTGATCAGCTGGACAATGGAGAGTACAGAATATCTCCCCTATATTCTTCTGACTTAGCTGTGCTGAAGGATGAGCTTTCTGTTGTTGAAGATCACATAAATAATTTGCACATGCATACAGCTAGTGATCTGGATCTTTCTGTTGATAAGCACCTGAAGCTAGAAAAAGGACCATTTGGACATGTGTTCAGAATCTCAAAGAAAGAGGAGCAGAAAGTCAGGAAGAAACTCACTAGCAACTACATAATTATAGAAACTCGTAAAGATGGCGTGAAGTTCACTAGTCCGAAGCTGAAAAAGCTTGGTGATCAATACCAGGCACTGTTCAGTGAGTACACAAGTTGTCAGAAAAAGGTTGTTGATGATGTAGTGAACGTTTCAGGCACCTTCTCAGAG gtatttgaaaattttgctgTGGTTCTGTCAGAGTTGGATGTTTTACAAAGTTTTGCTGATTTGGCAACTAGTTGCCCAGTTCCTTATGTAAGGCCAGACATTACAGCATCG GATGAAGGAGATATTATTCTACAAAGTAGCAGACATCCTTGTCTGGAAGCACAAGATAGTGTTAACTTTATACCCAATGATTGCACTCTG GTAAGAGGGAAGAGTTGGTTTCAGATCATCACTGGGCCAAACATGGGAGGAAAATCCACGTTTATAAGACAG GTTGGTGTAAACGTTTTGATGGCACAAGTTGGTTCCTTTGTTCCTTGTGATCAAGCAAGTATTAGTGTGAGAGATTGTATTTTTGCTCGTGTTGGTGCTGGTGATTGCCAA CTTCGTGGTGTATCAACCTTTATGCAAGAAATGCTTGAAACAGCATCCATCCTGAAAGGTGCCACTGATAAGTCTCTTATAATTATTGACGAGCTGGGACGTGGAACTTCCACATATGATGGTTTTG GTCTCGCATGGGCTATCTGTGAGCATCTAGTGGAAGTGACTCGAGCACCTACCCTTTTTGCAACCCATTTCCATGAATTAACTGCATTAGCACATAGAAATGATGATGAGCACCTGCATGTTTCTGATGTTGGAATTTCAAATTATCATGTGGGTGCTCACATAGACCCATCAAGTCGGAAGTTAACTATGCTTTACAAG GTTGAACCTGGGGCATGCGACCAAAGTTTTGGTATTCACGTTGCAGAATTTGCTAATTTTCCAGAAGCTGTTGTTGCTCTTGCAAAAAGCAAAGCAGCAGAGTTAGAAGACTTTTCTACTACACCCACCTTTTCTGAAGATTCAAAAGACGAG GTTGGATCAAAGCGAAAGAGGGTATTTAGCCCAGATGATGTGACAAGAGGGGCTGCTCGGGCTCGGCTTTTCCTGGACGAAATGGCAGCATTGCCTATACACGAGATGGATGGGAGCAAGACCATGGAGATAGCCTCCAAACTGAAAGCCGACTTGCTGAAAGATGCAGCTGACAATCCTTGGCTTCAACAGTTCCTCTGA
- the LOC120705069 gene encoding cyclin-dependent kinase inhibitor 1-like isoform X1, with translation MGKYMRKRAGRARAAELAQAVAGVRTRSARSAASLASAAAAAAPKRPRKQAAARAEVAGVGAGRGDGGCAAAAEAACYLRLRSRRLFMAEARCPAALLRPVGAPPRSGGASEEPPVAAVAGTSSSCSSTASSVDVVVAAAAWERSGGGAEEVREDYRGVESAASDSAGCDRERRVATPSSRPPVDLSDEESGQSQQAGPTTWAAPTSVACRARTAPAAEEMEEFFAAAEKAVAERFAAKYNFDVARGLPLDAGGRFEWTTVASG, from the exons ATGGGAAAGTACATGAGGAAGCGCGCGGGGCGGGCGCGGGCCGCGGAGCTCGCGCAGGCGGTGGCCGGCGTCCGGACGCGGTCCGCCCgctccgcggcctccctcgcgagcgccgcggcggcggcggcgcccaagaGACCCAGGAAGcaggcggccgcgcgcgcggaggTGGCGGGCGTGGGGGCGGGCcgtggcgacggcggctgcgcggcggcggcggaggcagcgtGCTACCTGCGGCTGCGGAGCAGGAGGCTGTTCATGGCCGAGGCGCGGTgcccggcggcgctgctgcggcCTGTAGGGGCGCCCCCACGGTCTGGAGGAGCGTCGGAGGAGCCCCCCGTGGCGGCGGTCGCCGGGACCTCGTCGAGCTGCTCCAGCACGGCGTCGTCGGTGGATGTCGTTGTCGCGGCCGCGGCTTGGGAgaggagcggtggcggcgcagaggag GTACGCGAGGACTACCGCGGCGTCGAGAGCGCTGCCAGCGACTCGGCCGGCTGCGACCGCGAGAG GAGGGTGGCGACGCCGTCGAGCCGGCCGCCGGTAGATCTCAGCGACGAGGAGTCGGGTCAGTCTCAGCAGGCAGGACCAACGACTTGGGCCGCGCCAACCTCGGTGGCTTGCAGAGCTAGGACGGCACCGGCCGCGGAGGAGATGGAGGAGTTCTTCGCGGCCGCGGAGAAGGCCGTGGCCGAGCGCTTCGCAGCCAA GTACAACTTCGACGTCGCCCGCGGCCTGCCGCtcgacgccggcggccggtTCGAGTGGACCACGGTGGCCAGCGGCTGA